From the Notolabrus celidotus isolate fNotCel1 chromosome 12, fNotCel1.pri, whole genome shotgun sequence genome, one window contains:
- the dnali1 gene encoding axonemal dynein light intermediate polypeptide 1 has product MIPQAESLLKYNNPVLISKSTDRKSPKGRPLRVSPQLPLDSTPVPPPPKPKSTSSDDTKREDEELLNAILPPREWVDGNQMWVQQVSSAPCTRTDVVHLEELLDTQLQQRQARSAGICPARRELFSQCFDELIRQVTINCAERGLLLLRVREEIQTTISAYQTLYESTVAFGMRKALQAEQGKSDMEKRIADLEEENQELQKQLDKEKDHGVEIRKSEREKRQMDEKKHAEEIQFLKITNKQLKTQLEALITPKK; this is encoded by the exons ATGATTCCACAAGCCGAGTCTCTACTGAAATACAACAATCCAGTGTTGATCAGCAAAAGCACGGACAGAAAATCTCCAAAG GGACGCCCCTTGAGAGTGAGCCCTCAGCTGCCTCTAGACTCCACCCCTGTCCCACCACCTCCAAAACCAAAATCCACCTCTTCTGATGACACCAAACGGGAAGATGAAGAGCTCCTGAACGCCATCCTACCACCCAG GGAATGGGTGGACGGAAACCAGATGTGGGTGCAGCAAGTGTCAAGCGCACCTTGTACAAGAACAGATGTGGTTCAcctggaggagctgctggacaCGCAGCTGCAGCAAAGGCAGGCCAGATCGGCAGGTATCTGTCCTGCCCGGAGGGAACTCTTTTCTCAGTGCTTTG ATGAGCTGATCAGACAGGTGACGATCAACTGCGCTGAGAGGGGCCTGCTGCTGTTGCGGGTCAGAGAGGAGATCCAAACTACTATTTCTGCTTACCAGACTCTGTATGAAAGCACTGTGGCCTTTGGTATGAGGAAAGCACTGCAGGCTGAGCAGGGCAAGTCTGACATGGAGAAAAGA ATTGCTGATCTTGAGGAGGAAAATCAAGAGCTGCAGAAGCAACTGGATAAAGAGAAAGACCATGGGGTTGAAATCCGAAAAAGTGAGCGAGAAAAGCGGCAGATGGACGAAAAGAAGCACGCGGAGGAGATCCAGTTTCTGAAGATAACCAACAAGCAGCTCAAG actCAACTGGAGGCACTCATCACACCAAAGAAGTAA
- the snip1 gene encoding smad nuclear-interacting protein 1 produces MTKEKRHRRRESPERESKVKIKQEKQSPVRPQTSRRSRSGSNSNSSPQRRRTSRSPVRTRDRSPGRRQASPPRRGSRSPRNRRSPHRGADVKIKREREEPGVSGDDRRRRNNPPEERRSRWETDRPRDRDGDRSRDSSRDRDRSRDRPRERDALASQQAERQQHDERRRENRQRREENQEQDFGQSEDGSDAAEGPPVDKEKPNFGLSGALTEDTNTFRGVVIKYNEPPEARIPKRRWRLYPFKNDETLPVMYIHRQSAYLLGRQRKIADIPIDHPSCSKQHAVFQYRLVDFTRADGTSGRRVRPYIIDLGSGNGTYLNNQRIESQRYYELKEKDVIKFGFSSREYVLLHEFSDTAEVDAKRDEEEEEDEGLDE; encoded by the exons ATGACCAAAGAGAAGAGACACAGAAGGAGGGAGTCTCCGGAGCGGGAGTCCAAAGTGAAGATaaagcaggagaaacagagcCCGGTTAGGCCACAGACATCTCGACGCTCTCGGTCTGGATCCAACAGCAACTCAAGTCCACAGAGGAGAAGAACGAGCAG GTCACCCGTTAGAACGAGGGACCGCTCCCCGGGTAGAAGACAGGCATCTCCCCCAAGACGAGGCAGCAGATCCCCCAGAAACAGGAGAAGCCCTCATCGCGGTGCTGATGTGAAAATAAAGAGG gAGCGTGAGGAGCCTGGGGTGAGCGGTGATGATCGGAGGAGAAGAAACAACCCgccagaagagaggaggagcagatggGAAACAGACAGACCGCGCGATAGAGACGGAGACCGCAGCcgagacagcagcagagacagagaccgcAGCAGAGACAGACCCAGAGAACGAGACGCCCTTGCCTCCCAAcaagcagagagacagcagcaCGACGAGCGGCGCCGGGAAAACCGTCAGCGGCGTGAGGAAAACCAAGAGCAGGATTTCGGTCAGTCAGAAGATGGAAGCGATGCAGCAGAGGGTCCTCCTGTTGACAAAGAGAAGCCCAACTTTGGACTCTCAGGGGCGCTGACagaagatacaaacacattcCGGGGGGTCGTGATCAAGTACAACGAGCCGCCTGAGGCTCGCATTCCCAAGCGGCGGTGGCGATTGTACCCTTTCAAGAACGACGAAACCCTCCCAGTCATGTACATCCACAGACAGAGTGCCTACTTGTTGGGGCGGCAGAGGAAAATCGCTGATATCCCAATCGATCACCCATCCTGCTCCAAGCAGCACGCAGTATTCCAGTACAG GCTAGTGGATTTCACCAGAGCAGACGGAACCTCTGGTCGCAGGGTCCGGCCTTACATCATCGACCTCGGCTCTGGCAACGGCACCTACCTGAACAACCAGCGCATCGAATCCCAGCGTTACTACGAGCTCAAAGAAAAGGACGTTATCAAGTTTGGCTTCAGCAGCCGCGAGTACGTCCTTCTGCACGAGTTCTCCGATACAGCCGAGGTCGACGCAAAACgcgatgaggaggaggaggaagacgagggTCTTGATGAGTGA